GACCCGTCCCGGTTCTGCACCCTGTGCCGGGAGAAGAGCGGCCACCAGGGCATTACCCGGCCGATGCGGATAGTCAACCTGCCGCTGTCCTGCAGCGAGGACCGGCTGGTGGGCAGCATCGACGTGGAGAAGCTGCTTAAGACCGGCGAGAAGGCCGTGCAGCCGGGCATCCTGGGCGCGGCCAACGGCAACATCCTTTACGTGGACGAGGTCAACCTGCTGCCCGACCACCTGGTGGACGACATCCTGGACGCGGCGGCCTCGCACTGGAACACCATCGAGCGGGAGGGGGTGTCCGTCTCCCACCCGGCCGACTTTGTGCTGGTGGGGACCATGAACCCGGAGGAGGGCGACCTGCGGCCCCAGATCCTGGACCGTTTCCCGCTCTGCGTCAGGATAGAGACGGTAAAGGACCCGGAGCAGCGGGTGGAGATAGTCCGCGCCAACCTGCTGTTCGAGGACCATCCGGAGGAATTCTTCCAGCGATACGAGTCCCAATCGCAGGCGCTGAAATCCGCCATCGTAACCGCCAGGGCAATGCTGCCGCGGGTCACGGCCGGCGACGAGGCGGTGGCGGCGGTGGCCCGCTCCTGCGCCGAGTTGAAGGTGGACGGTCAGCGGCCGGACATAGTGATCATCAAGACCGCCCTGACCC
This region of bacterium genomic DNA includes:
- a CDS encoding AAA family ATPase, with the protein product MNKTSRRMFPFPAIIGQDKLKTAYLANVINPRIGGLLISGPKGTGKSTAVHSIAAVLPDHSAVQDCPFNCDPGDPSRFCTLCREKSGHQGITRPMRIVNLPLSCSEDRLVGSIDVEKLLKTGEKAVQPGILGAANGNILYVDEVNLLPDHLVDDILDAAASHWNTIEREGVSVSHPADFVLVGTMNPEEGDLRPQILDRFPLCVRIETVKDPEQRVEIVRANLLFEDHPEEFFQRYESQSQALKSAIVTARAMLPRVTAGDEAVAAVARSCAELKVDGQRPDIVIIKTALTLAALNNRTQTAREDIMLAAELALVHRTRDGGLLEPPPPEEIARSFGRHTAAVPAAKDLAVNENKGLQTEQPLQGPGAEGVKKNK